From Pan paniscus chromosome 9, NHGRI_mPanPan1-v2.0_pri, whole genome shotgun sequence, the proteins below share one genomic window:
- the SVIP gene encoding small VCP/p97-interacting protein, translating to MGLCFPCPGESAPPTPDLEEKRAKLAEAAERRQKEAASRGILHVQSVQEKRKKKEKIEKQIATSGPPPEGGLRWTVS from the exons ATGGGGCTGTGTTTTCCTTGTCCCGGGGAGTCCGCGCCTCCCACGCCGGACCTG gaagagaaaagagcaaagcttgcagaggctgcagagaggagACAAAAAGAG GCTGCATCTCGGGGAATTTTACATGTTCAATCTgtgcaagaaaagagaaagaaaaaggaaaaaatagaaaaacaaattgcTACATCTGGGCCCCCACCAGAAGGTGGACTTAGG tGGACAGTTTCATAA